One window of Balearica regulorum gibbericeps isolate bBalReg1 chromosome 20, bBalReg1.pri, whole genome shotgun sequence genomic DNA carries:
- the SURF6 gene encoding surfeit locus protein 6, producing the protein MMASLAAQDSYLQGLARKVCVQHDPESRKRKFVSKPGQPEDAGRPLKKKKRKKPKKQAEKTTAPSVKQVVSNTNKPTSGQKAAPQASKSSPQGAVTPSKNESLVTGSKSELGSSSFSAMNLLRQRLHEKIKKASGQDDAKELPPAVLEKRQRRRYERERKKRRRKELKMKAKMEKKETEEVPVEPESKKEESTAEIVFNRVEIHEENELSKIQKKKEKRKAVKGNITPLTGRNYKQLLSRLETRKNKLEELKDKDQEKAQELENKMKWTNVLYKAEGVKIRDDEERLKEALKRKEKRKAQRQRQWEKRTEKVVEKMQQRQEKRRKNIQKKKKDRIEKKKARARKKGRVLPEDLKKAGLK; encoded by the exons ATGATGGCCAGCCTGGCCGCCCAGGACTCCTACCTGCAGGGCTTGGCCAGGAAGGTCTGCGTGCAGCACGACCCGGAGTCTCGGAAGAGGAAATTTG TATCTAAGCCAGGCCAGCCCGAGGATGCTGGCAGACCgctcaaaaaaaagaagagaaagaaacccaAGAAGCAAGCTGAGAAGACAACTGCTCCTTCCGTCAAGCAGGTGGTCTCTAACACCAATAAACCTACCTCAGGACAGAAAGCAGCTCCTCAAGCCAGCAAATCATCTCCACAAGGAGCTGTTACACCCAGCAAAAATGAGAGTTTGGTTACAG GGAGCAAAAGTGAACTTggttcctcttctttttctgcaatgAATCTCTTGCGTCAGAGACTACATGAGAAGATTAAAAAAGCTTCTGGACAA GATGATGCCAAAGAATTACCCCCTGCCGTCCTGGAGAAGAGGCAGCGAAGGAGgtatgagagagagagaaaaaagcgCCGAAGGAAGGAGTTGAAGATGAAGGCAAAAATGGAGAAGAAGGAAACTGAGGAGGTACCAGTAGagccagaaagcaaaaaggaggaGAGCACAGCTGAGATTGTGTTTAACAGGGTCGAAATCCATGAAGAGAATGAGTTGAGCAAGatccagaagaagaaagagaagaggaaagcagtgaaAGGCAATATCACTCCTCTGACAGGCAGAAACTAcaagcagctgctgagcaggcTGGAGACCAGGAAGAATAAGCTGGAGGAGCTCAAGGATAAGGACCAGGAGAAAGCTCAGGAGCTAGAGAACAAGATGAAGTGGACAAATGTTCTCTATAAGGCAGAAGGCGTGAAGATTCGTGATGACGAGGAGCGTCTGAAAGAAGCTCTGAAGCGTAAGGAGAAGCGTAAAGCACAGCGCCAAAGGCAGTGGGAGAAGCGGACAGAAAAAGTGGTGGAAAAGATGCAACAGCGGCAGGAAAAGCGTCGCAAGAACattcagaagaagaagaaggataggatagagaagaagaaagccaGGGCCCGGAAGAAAGGCCGGGTTCTGCCAGAGGACTTGAAAAAGGCTGGCTTAAAGTGA